A genomic stretch from Setaria viridis chromosome 1, Setaria_viridis_v4.0, whole genome shotgun sequence includes:
- the LOC140221681 gene encoding uncharacterized protein: protein MNQSIENWKDKKRKQQEIYEEENPYGPDPGDEESYDVSNTDGFPTRHGPTAATRGRKRGIATPSIGKYFKPRTGPGDQPTIKSVLQGEEVKLKTDLCMARWFIDASLPFNASNSIFYQPMLDAVCAYGSGYKGPNFNSLRGPLLAKCVEETRNFVDGFRKTWRQTGCTIMADGWTDRKRRTLINFLVYCPKGTIFLKSVDATESSKTAEFLFRLFRDVVNFVGAEHVVHFITDNASNMVAAGRRLEDEFPSIYWSPCAAHCLNLVLSDFGKENLVKTTVAHASSITKYIYNHCYPLYLMRKFTKGHEILRPAQTRFATNFVALQSIYKHKADLHAMVVCSEWTNSAYYKDPQGKKFTKAVLDQNFWKDCAVVCQLSEPIVRVLRIVDSDERPAMGYLFAAFHASREEIEKRFQRKKDLVKPFLEYIDARWDKHFDKNIHAVGFWFNPNNQYNDQLREKYSFTTSGVLDIIEKYAGKDIALRSSLTREMRIFRMGEGDFGRSTAINDRQHMLADLELNLDEAEADTMEENEVMAAVNENVLDDLDIAFDEGLEASPSAAAEVQDWAPFY from the exons ATGAATCAAAGTATTGAAAATTGGAAAGATAAGAAAAGGAAGCAGCAAGAGATCTATGAGGAAGAAAACCCGTATGGGCCTGACCCTGGAGATGAGGAATCATATGATGTCTCTAATACTGATGGATTCCCAACTCGGCATGGTCCTACTGCAGCAactagaggaagaaaaagaggcaTTGCTACACCTAGTATTGGCAAGTATTTCAAACCTAGAACTGGCCCAGGGGATCAACCTACAATAAAGAGTGTGCTCCAAGGAGAAGAAGTCAAGCTAAAGACTGATTTGTGTATGGCAAGATGGTTTATTGATGCATCACTTCCATTTAATGCAAGTAACTCCATCTTTTATCAGCCAATGCTTGATGCTGTGTGTGCATATGGTTCAGGATACAAGGGGCCAAATTTTAATAGTTTGCGTGGTCCATTACTTGCAAAGTGTGTTGAGGAAACTAGAAATTTTGTTGATGGATTTCGTAAAACTTGGAGGCAAACTGGTTGCACAATTATGGCTGATGGATGGACTGATAGGAAGAGAAGGACCCTCATCAACTTCTTGGTGTATTGTCCTAAAGGTACTATCTTTCTCAAGTCAGTTGATGCCACTGAAAGTTCCAAAACTGCAGAGTTCTTGTTCAGATTATTTAGAGATGTAGTGAACTTTGTTGGTGCTGAACATGTTGTTCATTTTATCACTGATAATGCCTCAAACATGGTTGCTGCTGGTAGAAGATTAGAAGATGAGTTCCCATCTATTTATTGGTCCCCTTGTGCTGCCCATTGTTTGAATTTAGTATTATCTGACTTTGGCAAGGAAAATTTAGTGAAGACCACTGTAGCTCATGCATCATCTATTACAAAATATATCTACAACCATTGTTATCCATTATATCTAATGAGGAAGTTCACTAAGGGTCATGAAATTCTTCGGCCAGCGCAAACTCGTTTTGCTACAAATTTTGTTGCTTTGCAAAGCATATACAAGCACAAGGCTGATCTTCATGCAATGGTTGTCTGTAGTGAGTGGACTAACTCTGCATATTATAAGGATCCACAAGGGAAAAAATTTACCAAAGCGGTGCTAGATCAGAACTTTTGGAAAGATTGTGCTGTTGTCTGTCAATTATCAGAACCAATTGTTAGGGTGTTGAGAATTGTGGACAGTGATGAGAGACCTGCAATGGGCTATCTATTTGCAGCCTTCCATGCTTCTAGAGAGGAAATTGAGAAGAGGTTTCAGAGGAAGAAGGACTTAGTTAAGCCCTTTTTGGAATACATAGATGCACGATGGGATAAACACTTTGATAAGAATATTCATGCTGTCGGCTTTTGGTTCAATCCTAATAACCAGTATAATGATCAACTAAGAGAGAAATATAGTTTCACTACTTCTGGAGTTCTTGATATCATTGAAAAATATGCTGGGAAAGATATAGCTCTTCGGAGTTCTTTGACAAGAGAGATGAGAATTTTTAGAATGGGAGAAGGTGATTTTGGACGTTCAACTGCTATAAATGATCGACAACACATGCTTGCTG ATTTAGAGCTAAACTTGGATGAGGCTGAGGCCGATACAATGGAAGAAAATGAAGTAATGGCTGCTGTCAACGAAAATGTGCTTGATGATCTTGATATTGCATTTGATGAAGGTTTGGAAGCAAGTCCGAGTGCTGCAGCTGAAGTTCAAGATTGGGCGCCATTTTACTAG